A single window of Oreochromis aureus strain Israel breed Guangdong linkage group 5, ZZ_aureus, whole genome shotgun sequence DNA harbors:
- the igfn1.1 gene encoding immunoglobulin-like and fibronectin type III domain-containing protein 1.1 isoform X3: MSKKSKVTDQTATGQAGIRKKSKVPGVMITQFMEELPEGMTTPDFTRKPIALTIQEGKFAFFKAKIVGTPTPTVTWSRANGEILFHPAVCQQKYDEATEEHTLEFPKVAPEDADTYKCFATNEYGRAVCTVVLNVIEVGFSKTKELQKAQIEETIDFRKQLKKRNPDGTREHKTMETEEKVWEILLSADKKDYERICAEYGITDFRGMLKKLNEMKKEREEEIAEFVTHISSLKPIEVKDDDYATIELDMDLKDPSSKIYLYKDGVMVPFSKEESDDLKHSLKQVGKKYIFKIKKLGTEDAGLYSVDVEGVNVFSTDFKVPPVDFAVKIQEIKAEEREDALFQCVLTAPMNEIKWYGKSALLSNSEKHEITVSEDKLIHKLIVRDCMPLDAGIYAAVAGIKSCNAWLIVEADKDPASKGKKAARKTTMAGGGNEEELLKIAKEQQEKYQKELEEKLELAKKAHAEKEAAGAATQEDEEAAKKAAAEAKAKAKAAARAKRAAAGKDGAPRKSKKKGAGAGSGAASADGTVGAGGAAGVGGPASAGGADGAVGAGGAAGVGGAAGAGGAGGAAGAGGAAGVGGAVGAGGAAGVGGAVGAGGAAGVGGAVGAGGAAGVGSAFGPGGAAGAGGTSGPGGAGGAAGAAGIGIAAGATAVAGAGSTSGIGAGGAGGAGIGVDGGASAGGQEGGHGAAAIGKGGAQGAAGVGVGGVEGEAFEEEDEYDSFEDSDEEFEEEWGEEGYVGGGGEEGGGGEGGEGGEGGEGGGKGGKRRKRVRAGPLVPDTVIDPGVHFHAGLSDCKAVIGEAAELECKVSSEDCVGVWYKDGEEIKSSEGLTISKDGTFHRLKIHKVTEEFAGKYKFEADGRKTEAEITVEDPPRFNAEDLKAFKTPVTVKKGHKATFNLAFIGREPIKIQWYHEGEELSEDANIKIEHSEGSSRLLLLKLQRKDSGEIKFKLKNEFGTVEALSQLVVLDKPTPPMGPLEIVEASSSAVEFKWRPPKDSGGSKILNYILERQQVGRNTWKKLGPIGPEAKYRDTDVDHGRRYCYRLRVETEMGISELMETEDIQAGTKAYPGPPSAPKVVSAFKDCITLSWSPPADTGGTGILGYNLEKRKKGSNLWGPVNPPNEMIRGKQFAVKDVVEGMEYEFHVSAINNSGAGEFSSPSEFVFARDPKKPPGKVSDFKVTDSTYTTISLSWTKPKDIEGVADEAKGYFVEIRLAENTEWDRCNLNAITMTSYTVKGMKSMGMYWVRVIAINEGGHGDPQELDNYHISMPPPVRPRFTDAKIKSFMVVRAGNSARFNINFEASPWPDVIWLKDGVPVSKKVTISNAEGTSQILIPSAERSDTGVYTIIVKNVVGQETISIEIRVTDEPKPPGPVELDENVHGTVTISWTESPDEKRDDRLHYMVTKRDSSKRTWNTIADRIFNNRFTACNIMPGREYQFRVYAKNDMGSSKPSESPKWLIPAKKRKVHCESARIKGVQSAVSSQVHCPTENAHSS; the protein is encoded by the exons GCATCAGGAAGAAGTCAAAAGTGCCTGGTGTCATGATAACACAGTTTATGGAGGAACTTCCAGAGGGGATGACAACTCCGGATTTCACCCGCAAACCCATTGCTCTAACTATTCAAGAGG GTAAATTTGCATTCTTTAAAGCCAAAATAGTAGGAACCCCAACCCCTACTGTGACATGGAGTAGAGCAAATGGAGAAATACTTTTTCACCCTGCTGTGTGCCAACAAAAATATGATGAGGCAACCGAAGAACACACCCTTGAG TTCCCTAAAGTTGCTCCAGAAGATGCTGACACCTACAAGTGTTTTGCAACAAATGAATATGGAAGGGCTGTTTgcactgttgttttaaatgttattgaAG TTGGATTTTCTAAGACCAAAGAACTCCAAAAGGCACAAATCGAAG AAACAATTGACTTcagaaaacaactaaaaaaacg TAATCCAGATGGAACACGTGAGCATAAGACAATGGAGACAGAGGAGAAGGTCTGGGAAATTCTGCTCAGTGCAGACAAGAAAGACTATGAGCGcatctgtgctgagtatggTATCACAGACTTCCGTGGCATGCTAAAGAAacttaatgaaatgaaaaaagaacgAGAAGAGGAGATCGCAGAG TTTGTCACACATATCAGCAGTTTAAAGCCTATTGAGGTCAAAGATGATGATTATGCAACAATTGAGTTGGATATGGACCTCAAGGATCCCAGCAGCAAAATTTACCTGTACAAG GATGGTGTCATGGTTCCATTTTCCAAAGAAGAGagtgatgatctgaaacacagtttgaaacaagttggcaaaaaatacatattcaaAATCAAAAAACTAGGAACAGAAGATGCTGGACTCTACTCAGTGGATGTTGAGGGTGTCAATGTGTTCTCCACTGATTTTAAAG TACCTCCAGTCGACTTTGCTGTCAAAATACAAGAGATCAAGGCAGAAGAACGAGAGGACGCCCTCTTTCAATGTGTCCTAACTGCACCCATGAATGAGATCAAATGGTATGGCAAAAGTGCTCTGCTGTCAAATagtgaaaaacatgaaattacTGTATCTGAGGATAAGCTCATCCACAAATTGATTGTGCGGGACTGCATGCCTTTGGATGCCGGTATCTATGCTGCTGTGGCAGGAATAAAATCTTGCAACGCTTGGCTTATAGTTGAAG CTGACAAAGATCCTGCAAGTAAGGGCAAGAAAGCGGCTCGCAAAACCACCATGGCTGGAGGTGGCAACGAAGAGGAGCTGTTGAAAATAGCAAAGGAGCAGCAAGAAAAATATCAGAAAGAATTGGAAGAAAAACTGGAACTTGCAAAGAAAGCCCATGCCGAGAAAGAAGCTGCTGGAGCAGCAACCCAAGAGGATGAAGAAGCAGCTAAAAAGGCAGCTGCTGAAGCCAAAGCTAAAGCTAAGGCTGCTGCAAGAGCTAAAAGGGCAGCAGCTGGTAAAGACGGAGCTCCAaggaaaagtaagaaaaaaggaGCTGGTGCTGGAAGTGGTGCGGCCTCTGCTGATGGAACTGTTGGTGCCGGGGGTGCTGCTGGTGTTGGTGGGCCTGCCAGTGCTGGTGGTGCTGATGGAGCTGTTGGTGCCGGGGGTGCTGCTGGTGTTGGTGGGGCTGCCGGTGCTGGTGGTGCCGGGGGTGCTGCTGGTGCTGGGGGTGCTGCTGGTGTTGGCGGCGCTGTTGGTGCCGGGGGTGCTGCTGGTGTTGGCGGCGCTGTTGGTGCCGGGGGTGCTGCTGGTGTTGGCGGCGCTGTTGGTGCCGGGGGTGCTGCTGGTGTTGGCAGCGCTTTTGGTCCCGGTGGTGCTGCTGGTGCTGGCGGGACCAGTGGTCCTGGTGGTGCTGGCGgtgctgctggtgctgctggtATTGGTATTGCTGCTGGTGCTACTGCAGTTGCAGGTGCTGGTAGTACCAGTGGTATTGGTGCAGGAGGTGCAGGGGGTGCAGGCATTGGAGTTGATGGTGGTGCCAGTGCTGGTGGACAAGAAGGTGGACATGGAGCTGCAGCCATTGGAAAAGGTGGAGCTCAAGGTGCAGCCGGCGTAGGAGTCGGTGGCGTGGAAGGAGAAGCTTTTGAGGAAGAAGATGAATATGATTCATTTGAAGATTCTGATGAAGAATTTGAGGAGGAGTGGGGAGAAGAAGGATatgtaggaggaggaggagaggaaggaggaggaggagagggaggagaagggggtgaaggaggagagggaggaggtaAAGGAGGAAAACGCAGAAAACGTGTGAGAGCTGGTCCTCTGGTTCCAGATACAGTAATAG ACCCAGGAGTTCACTTTCATGCTGGACTTTCTGACTGCAAAGCCGTTATTGGAGAAGCGGCAGAGCTGGAGTGTAAAGTGAGCAGTGAAGACTGTGTGGGAGTCTGGTACAAAGATGGAGAAGAG ATTAAGTCATCTGAGGGGTTAACTATTTCAAAGGATGGAACATTTCACAGACTGAAAATTCATAAAGTCACCGAAGAATTTGCAGGGAAATATAaatttgaagcagatgggcgtAAAACAGAGGCAGAGATTACTGTTGAAG ATCCACCACGATTTAATGCTGAAGATCTGAAAGCATTCAAAACTCCTGTCACTGTGAAAAAAGGACACAAAGCTACGTTCAACTTGGCTTTTATTGGACGGGAACCTATAAAAATTCAGTGGTACCATGAGGGTGAAGAGCTTTCGGAGGACGCAAACATCAAGATAGAGCATTCAGAGGGGTCTAGCCGTCTACTGCTATTGAAGCTTCAGCGTAAAGATAGTGGTGAAATCAAGTTTAAACTCAAAAATGAGTTTGGCACTGTGGAGGCTCTCAGCCAACTTGTTGTACTGG ATAAACCTACTCCTCCAATGGGACCTCTAGAGATTGTTGAAGCCTCCTCCTCTGCAGTTGAATTCAAGTGGAGACCCCCAAAAGACAGTGGTGGCTCCAAGATATTAAACTATATCCTTGAACGACAACAAGTTGGCCGTAACACCTGGAAGAAGTTGGGGCCAATTGGTCCTGAGGCCAAATACAGGGACACGGATGTAGACCATGGCCGACGGTATTGCTATCGTCTCAGAGTGGAGACTGAAATGGGCATCAGTGAGCTGATGGAAACAGAGGACATTCAAGCTGGTACAAAAG CATACCCCGGACCTCCATCAGCACCCAAGGTTGTCAGTGCCTTCAAAGACTGCATCACTCTCTCCTGGTCTCCCCCTGCTGACACCGGAGGAACCGGTATTCTGGGATACAACCTTGAAAAGCGCAAGAAGGGCAGCAACTTATGGGGCCCTGTCAATCCACCCAATGAGATGATTAGAG GGAAGCAATTTGCTGTGAAAGATGTAGTTGAGGGCATGGAGTATGAATTCCATGTGTCTGCGATCAATAACTCTGGAGCTGGTGAATTCAGTTCCCCTTCAGAATTCGTGTTTGCCAGAGACCCTAAAA AACCTCCTGGTAAAGTCAGTGACTTCAAAGTGACAGATTCCACTTACACAACCATCTCCTTGTCTTGGACAAAACCCAAGGACATTGAGGGGGTTGCAGATGAAGCAAAGGGATATTTTGTGGAGATCAGGCTTGCAGAAAACACAGAGTGGGATCGCTGTAATTTGAATGCAATAACCATGACGTCTTATACAGTAAAAGGCATGAAGTCAATGGGTATGTACTGGGTAAGAGTCATTGCTATCAATGAAGGAGGCCATGGAGACCCACAGGAACTGGATAACTACCATATCTCTATGCCACCTCCTG TGAGGCCACGATTCACTGATGCCAAAATTAAGAGTTTTATGGTAGTGAGAGCAGGAAATTCAGCACGATTCAACATTAACTTTGAG GCCTCTCCTTGGCCAGATGTAATCTGGCTAAAAGATGGCGTGCCAGTGTCTAAAAAAGTGACCATCAGTAATGCAGAGGGTACATCCCAGATTCTCATTCCTTCTGCTGAGCGCTCAGATACTGGAGTCTATACAATCATTGTCAAGAACGTTGTTGGGCAAGAAACAATCAGCATTGAAATTAGAGTCACAG ATGAGCCCAAGCCTCCAGGTCCTGTGGAGTTAGACGAAAATGTGCATGGTACTGTGACTATTTCATGGACAGAATCTCCAGATGAGAAACGTGATGACAGGCTGCACTACATGGTGACCAAGCGTGATTCAAGCAAAAGAACATGGAACACCATTGCAGATCGAATCTTCAACAACAGATTCACAGCATGTAACATAATGCCAGGCCGAGAATACCAGTTCAGAGTCTATGCAAAGAACGACATGGGCTCCTCCAAACCCTCTGAATCGCCCAAGTGGCTGATTCCTGCCAAAAAA AGAAAAGTTCACTGTGAAAGTGCCAGAATCAAAGGCGTGCAATCTGCTGTGTCCTCCCAAGTTCAttgtcccactgaaaatgcacaCAGCTCCTGA
- the igfn1.1 gene encoding immunoglobulin-like and fibronectin type III domain-containing protein 1.1 isoform X1: MSKKSKVTDQTATGQAGIRKKSKVPGVMITQFMEELPEGMTTPDFTRKPIALTIQEGKFAFFKAKIVGTPTPTVTWSRANGEILFHPAVCQQKYDEATEEHTLEFPKVAPEDADTYKCFATNEYGRAVCTVVLNVIEVGFSKTKELQKAQIEETIDFRKQLKKRNPDGTREHKTMETEEKVWEILLSADKKDYERICAEYGITDFRGMLKKLNEMKKEREEEIAEFVTHISSLKPIEVKDDDYATIELDMDLKDPSSKIYLYKDGVMVPFSKEESDDLKHSLKQVGKKYIFKIKKLGTEDAGLYSVDVEGVNVFSTDFKVPPVDFAVKIQEIKAEEREDALFQCVLTAPMNEIKWYGKSALLSNSEKHEITVSEDKLIHKLIVRDCMPLDAGIYAAVAGIKSCNAWLIVEADKDPASKGKKAARKTTMAGGGNEEELLKIAKEQQEKYQKELEEKLELAKKAHAEKEAAGAATQEDEEAAKKAAAEAKAKAKAAARAKRAAAGKDGAPRKSKKKGAGAGSGAASADGTVGAGGAAGVGGPASAGGADGAVGAGGAAGVGGAAGAGGAGGAAGAGGAAGVGGAVGAGGAAGVGGAVGAGGAAGVGGAVGAGGAAGVGSAFGPGGAAGAGGTSGPGGAGGAAGAAGIGIAAGATAVAGAGSTSGIGAGGAGGAGIGVDGGASAGGQEGGHGAAAIGKGGAQGAAGVGVGGVEGEAFEEEDEYDSFEDSDEEFEEEWGEEGYVGGGGEEGGGGEGGEGGEGGEGGGKGGKRRKRVRAGPLVPDTVIDPGVHFHAGLSDCKAVIGEAAELECKVSSEDCVGVWYKDGEEIKSSEGLTISKDGTFHRLKIHKVTEEFAGKYKFEADGRKTEAEITVEDPPRFNAEDLKAFKTPVTVKKGHKATFNLAFIGREPIKIQWYHEGEELSEDANIKIEHSEGSSRLLLLKLQRKDSGEIKFKLKNEFGTVEALSQLVVLDKPTPPMGPLEIVEASSSAVEFKWRPPKDSGGSKILNYILERQQVGRNTWKKLGPIGPEAKYRDTDVDHGRRYCYRLRVETEMGISELMETEDIQAGTKAYPGPPSAPKVVSAFKDCITLSWSPPADTGGTGILGYNLEKRKKGSNLWGPVNPPNEMIRGKQFAVKDVVEGMEYEFHVSAINNSGAGEFSSPSEFVFARDPKKPPGKVSDFKVTDSTYTTISLSWTKPKDIEGVADEAKGYFVEIRLAENTEWDRCNLNAITMTSYTVKGMKSMGMYWVRVIAINEGGHGDPQELDNYHISMPPPVRPRFTDAKIKSFMVVRAGNSARFNINFEASPWPDVIWLKDGVPVSKKVTISNAEGTSQILIPSAERSDTGVYTIIVKNVVGQETISIEIRVTDEPKPPGPVELDENVHGTVTISWTESPDEKRDDRLHYMVTKRDSSKRTWNTIADRIFNNRFTACNIMPGREYQFRVYAKNDMGSSKPSESPKWLIPAKKEKFTVKVPESKACNLLCPPKFIVPLKMHTAPEGYECYMTCAIKGDPTPHVTWLRDNVSLNTNTNYLISNTCGVCSLLILRVGSKDTGEYKVVAENSLGRAESATKLTVRE; the protein is encoded by the exons GCATCAGGAAGAAGTCAAAAGTGCCTGGTGTCATGATAACACAGTTTATGGAGGAACTTCCAGAGGGGATGACAACTCCGGATTTCACCCGCAAACCCATTGCTCTAACTATTCAAGAGG GTAAATTTGCATTCTTTAAAGCCAAAATAGTAGGAACCCCAACCCCTACTGTGACATGGAGTAGAGCAAATGGAGAAATACTTTTTCACCCTGCTGTGTGCCAACAAAAATATGATGAGGCAACCGAAGAACACACCCTTGAG TTCCCTAAAGTTGCTCCAGAAGATGCTGACACCTACAAGTGTTTTGCAACAAATGAATATGGAAGGGCTGTTTgcactgttgttttaaatgttattgaAG TTGGATTTTCTAAGACCAAAGAACTCCAAAAGGCACAAATCGAAG AAACAATTGACTTcagaaaacaactaaaaaaacg TAATCCAGATGGAACACGTGAGCATAAGACAATGGAGACAGAGGAGAAGGTCTGGGAAATTCTGCTCAGTGCAGACAAGAAAGACTATGAGCGcatctgtgctgagtatggTATCACAGACTTCCGTGGCATGCTAAAGAAacttaatgaaatgaaaaaagaacgAGAAGAGGAGATCGCAGAG TTTGTCACACATATCAGCAGTTTAAAGCCTATTGAGGTCAAAGATGATGATTATGCAACAATTGAGTTGGATATGGACCTCAAGGATCCCAGCAGCAAAATTTACCTGTACAAG GATGGTGTCATGGTTCCATTTTCCAAAGAAGAGagtgatgatctgaaacacagtttgaaacaagttggcaaaaaatacatattcaaAATCAAAAAACTAGGAACAGAAGATGCTGGACTCTACTCAGTGGATGTTGAGGGTGTCAATGTGTTCTCCACTGATTTTAAAG TACCTCCAGTCGACTTTGCTGTCAAAATACAAGAGATCAAGGCAGAAGAACGAGAGGACGCCCTCTTTCAATGTGTCCTAACTGCACCCATGAATGAGATCAAATGGTATGGCAAAAGTGCTCTGCTGTCAAATagtgaaaaacatgaaattacTGTATCTGAGGATAAGCTCATCCACAAATTGATTGTGCGGGACTGCATGCCTTTGGATGCCGGTATCTATGCTGCTGTGGCAGGAATAAAATCTTGCAACGCTTGGCTTATAGTTGAAG CTGACAAAGATCCTGCAAGTAAGGGCAAGAAAGCGGCTCGCAAAACCACCATGGCTGGAGGTGGCAACGAAGAGGAGCTGTTGAAAATAGCAAAGGAGCAGCAAGAAAAATATCAGAAAGAATTGGAAGAAAAACTGGAACTTGCAAAGAAAGCCCATGCCGAGAAAGAAGCTGCTGGAGCAGCAACCCAAGAGGATGAAGAAGCAGCTAAAAAGGCAGCTGCTGAAGCCAAAGCTAAAGCTAAGGCTGCTGCAAGAGCTAAAAGGGCAGCAGCTGGTAAAGACGGAGCTCCAaggaaaagtaagaaaaaaggaGCTGGTGCTGGAAGTGGTGCGGCCTCTGCTGATGGAACTGTTGGTGCCGGGGGTGCTGCTGGTGTTGGTGGGCCTGCCAGTGCTGGTGGTGCTGATGGAGCTGTTGGTGCCGGGGGTGCTGCTGGTGTTGGTGGGGCTGCCGGTGCTGGTGGTGCCGGGGGTGCTGCTGGTGCTGGGGGTGCTGCTGGTGTTGGCGGCGCTGTTGGTGCCGGGGGTGCTGCTGGTGTTGGCGGCGCTGTTGGTGCCGGGGGTGCTGCTGGTGTTGGCGGCGCTGTTGGTGCCGGGGGTGCTGCTGGTGTTGGCAGCGCTTTTGGTCCCGGTGGTGCTGCTGGTGCTGGCGGGACCAGTGGTCCTGGTGGTGCTGGCGgtgctgctggtgctgctggtATTGGTATTGCTGCTGGTGCTACTGCAGTTGCAGGTGCTGGTAGTACCAGTGGTATTGGTGCAGGAGGTGCAGGGGGTGCAGGCATTGGAGTTGATGGTGGTGCCAGTGCTGGTGGACAAGAAGGTGGACATGGAGCTGCAGCCATTGGAAAAGGTGGAGCTCAAGGTGCAGCCGGCGTAGGAGTCGGTGGCGTGGAAGGAGAAGCTTTTGAGGAAGAAGATGAATATGATTCATTTGAAGATTCTGATGAAGAATTTGAGGAGGAGTGGGGAGAAGAAGGATatgtaggaggaggaggagaggaaggaggaggaggagagggaggagaagggggtgaaggaggagagggaggaggtaAAGGAGGAAAACGCAGAAAACGTGTGAGAGCTGGTCCTCTGGTTCCAGATACAGTAATAG ACCCAGGAGTTCACTTTCATGCTGGACTTTCTGACTGCAAAGCCGTTATTGGAGAAGCGGCAGAGCTGGAGTGTAAAGTGAGCAGTGAAGACTGTGTGGGAGTCTGGTACAAAGATGGAGAAGAG ATTAAGTCATCTGAGGGGTTAACTATTTCAAAGGATGGAACATTTCACAGACTGAAAATTCATAAAGTCACCGAAGAATTTGCAGGGAAATATAaatttgaagcagatgggcgtAAAACAGAGGCAGAGATTACTGTTGAAG ATCCACCACGATTTAATGCTGAAGATCTGAAAGCATTCAAAACTCCTGTCACTGTGAAAAAAGGACACAAAGCTACGTTCAACTTGGCTTTTATTGGACGGGAACCTATAAAAATTCAGTGGTACCATGAGGGTGAAGAGCTTTCGGAGGACGCAAACATCAAGATAGAGCATTCAGAGGGGTCTAGCCGTCTACTGCTATTGAAGCTTCAGCGTAAAGATAGTGGTGAAATCAAGTTTAAACTCAAAAATGAGTTTGGCACTGTGGAGGCTCTCAGCCAACTTGTTGTACTGG ATAAACCTACTCCTCCAATGGGACCTCTAGAGATTGTTGAAGCCTCCTCCTCTGCAGTTGAATTCAAGTGGAGACCCCCAAAAGACAGTGGTGGCTCCAAGATATTAAACTATATCCTTGAACGACAACAAGTTGGCCGTAACACCTGGAAGAAGTTGGGGCCAATTGGTCCTGAGGCCAAATACAGGGACACGGATGTAGACCATGGCCGACGGTATTGCTATCGTCTCAGAGTGGAGACTGAAATGGGCATCAGTGAGCTGATGGAAACAGAGGACATTCAAGCTGGTACAAAAG CATACCCCGGACCTCCATCAGCACCCAAGGTTGTCAGTGCCTTCAAAGACTGCATCACTCTCTCCTGGTCTCCCCCTGCTGACACCGGAGGAACCGGTATTCTGGGATACAACCTTGAAAAGCGCAAGAAGGGCAGCAACTTATGGGGCCCTGTCAATCCACCCAATGAGATGATTAGAG GGAAGCAATTTGCTGTGAAAGATGTAGTTGAGGGCATGGAGTATGAATTCCATGTGTCTGCGATCAATAACTCTGGAGCTGGTGAATTCAGTTCCCCTTCAGAATTCGTGTTTGCCAGAGACCCTAAAA AACCTCCTGGTAAAGTCAGTGACTTCAAAGTGACAGATTCCACTTACACAACCATCTCCTTGTCTTGGACAAAACCCAAGGACATTGAGGGGGTTGCAGATGAAGCAAAGGGATATTTTGTGGAGATCAGGCTTGCAGAAAACACAGAGTGGGATCGCTGTAATTTGAATGCAATAACCATGACGTCTTATACAGTAAAAGGCATGAAGTCAATGGGTATGTACTGGGTAAGAGTCATTGCTATCAATGAAGGAGGCCATGGAGACCCACAGGAACTGGATAACTACCATATCTCTATGCCACCTCCTG TGAGGCCACGATTCACTGATGCCAAAATTAAGAGTTTTATGGTAGTGAGAGCAGGAAATTCAGCACGATTCAACATTAACTTTGAG GCCTCTCCTTGGCCAGATGTAATCTGGCTAAAAGATGGCGTGCCAGTGTCTAAAAAAGTGACCATCAGTAATGCAGAGGGTACATCCCAGATTCTCATTCCTTCTGCTGAGCGCTCAGATACTGGAGTCTATACAATCATTGTCAAGAACGTTGTTGGGCAAGAAACAATCAGCATTGAAATTAGAGTCACAG ATGAGCCCAAGCCTCCAGGTCCTGTGGAGTTAGACGAAAATGTGCATGGTACTGTGACTATTTCATGGACAGAATCTCCAGATGAGAAACGTGATGACAGGCTGCACTACATGGTGACCAAGCGTGATTCAAGCAAAAGAACATGGAACACCATTGCAGATCGAATCTTCAACAACAGATTCACAGCATGTAACATAATGCCAGGCCGAGAATACCAGTTCAGAGTCTATGCAAAGAACGACATGGGCTCCTCCAAACCCTCTGAATCGCCCAAGTGGCTGATTCCTGCCAAAAAAG AAAAGTTCACTGTGAAAGTGCCAGAATCAAAGGCGTGCAATCTGCTGTGTCCTCCCAAGTTCAttgtcccactgaaaatgcacaCAGCTCCTGAAGGGTATGAATGCTATATGACTTGTGCTATAAAAGGGGATCCAACACCTCATGTCACATGGCTCCGCGACAATGTCAGTCTGAATACAAACACTAACTACCTAATCTCCAACACATGTGGAGTATGCTCTCTGCTCATATTGAGGGTTGGGTCTAAAGACACCGGGGAGTACAAGGTTGTTGCAGAAAACTCTTTGGGAAGGGCAGAGTCTGCAACTAAACTCACAGTCAGAG AATAA